In one Betta splendens chromosome 14, fBetSpl5.4, whole genome shotgun sequence genomic region, the following are encoded:
- the acaca gene encoding acetyl-CoA carboxylase 1 isoform X11 — MQWSLIVLVVCWLTLTVFLRALFGLFFWSRKQLSLVFAACSCHPVMAQQDGAAKKNPAVAALHSHFIVGSVSEENSEDEIQGKADMQLEEKEPRSLSPSSGSSDSTYEMGFDHLDSAVLNLRPSMSGLHLVKQGRDRRRMDQQRDFTVASPAEFVTRFGGNKIIEKVLIANNGIAAVKCMRSIRRWAYEMFRNERAIRFVVMVTPEDLKANAEYIKMADHYVPVPGGTNNNNYANVELILDIAKRIPVQAVWAGWGHASENPKLPELLQKNGIAFMGPPSQAMWALGDKIASSVVAQTAGIPTLPWSGTGLTVEWTENSQKKKVISVPPDVYECGCIHDVEDGLKAAEKIGYPVMVKASEGGGGKGIRKVNCADDFPNLFRQVQAEVPGSPIFIMQLAKHARHLEVQILADQYGNAISLFGRDCSVQRRHQKIIEEAPATIATSDVFENMERCAVKLAKMVGYVSAGTVEYLYSQDSSFYFLELNPRLQVEHPCTEMVADVNLPAAQMQIAMGIPLHRIKDIRMLYGVQPWGDSPIDFEGLSTAPSPRGHVIAARITSENPDEGFKPSSGTVQELNFRSNKNVWGYFSVAAAGGLHEFADSQFGHCFSWGENREEAISNMVVALKELSIRGDFRTTVEYLIKLLETESFQHNSIDTGWLDRLISEKMQAERPDTMLGIVSGALHVADVNLRNSVSNFLHSLERGQVLPAHTLLNTVDVELIYEATKYVLTVTRQSPNSYVVIMNNSYAEVDVHRLSDGGLLLSYDGSSCTTYMKEEVDRYRITIGNKTCVFEKENDPSLLRSPSAGKLIQYTVEDGGHVFAGQCYAEIEVMKMVMTLTAAESGCIHYVKRAGAALEQGCVIAKLQLDDPSRVQQAELYTGALPSVQAVALRGEKLHRVFHNTLDHLVHIMNGYCLPEPFFSSKLKEWVERLMKTMRDPSLPLLELQEIMTSVSGRIPPAVEKAIKKEMAQYASNITSVLCQFPSQQIANILDSHAATLNKKSEREVFFMNTQSIVQLVQKYRSGIRGHMKAVVMDLLRQYLKVEIQFQNGHYDKCVFALREENKGDLTNVLHYIFSHAQVTKKNLLVTMLIDQLCGRDPTLTDELMTILTELTQLSKTTNAKVALRARQVLIASHLPSYELRHNQVESIFLSAIDMYGHQFCIENLQKLILSETSIFDVLPNFFYHSNQVVRMAALEVYVRRAYIAYELNSVQHRQLRDNTCVVEFQFMLPTSHPNRGNIPTLNRMSFSSNLNHYGMVHMASVSDVLLDTTFTPPCQRMGAMVSFRSYQEFTRNITDVLSCFSDSPPSSPSFPEGGNPVLYGEEENKSAQDEPIHILNVAIKTDSDTDDDGLAAMFRDFTQSKKSLLFEHGVRRLTFLVAQKREFPKFFTFRARDKFEEDRIYRHLEPALAFQLELNRMRNFALTAIPCANHKMHLYLGAARVEVGTEVTDYRFFVRAIIRHSDLVTKEASFEYLHNEAERLLLEAMDELEVAFNNTTVRTDCNHIFLNFVPTVIMDPSKIEESVRSMVMRYGSRLWKLRVLQAELKINIRLTPTGKQIPIRLFLTNESGYYLDISLYKEVTDSRTGQIMFQAYGDKQGPLHGMLINTPYVTKDLLQSKRFQAQSLGTTYVYDFPEMFRQALKKLWHSCQTYAHLPKCPLPSELLTFTELVLDAQGQLVQMNRLPGGNEIGMVAWRMTLRTPEYPAGREIIVISNDITHKIGSFGPQEDVLFQRASEMARESGIPRIYIAANSGARIGLAEEIRHMFHVAWQDPADPYKGFKYLYLTPQDYKKVSALNSVHCEHVEDEGESRYKITDIIGKDEGLGVENLRGSGMIAGESSLAYEEIITMNLVTCRAIGIGAYLVRLGQRTIQVDNSHIILTGAGALNKVLGREVYTSNNQLGGIQIMHNNGVTHCTVSDDFEGVFTLLQWLAYMPKCKFSPVPILAAKDPIDRLVEFVPTKAPYDPRWMLAGRPSQTPKGSWQSGFFDHGSFMEIMQPWAQSVVVGRARLGGIPTGVVAVETRSVELSIPADPANLDSEAKIIQQAGQVWFPDSAFKTAQAIKDLNREGLPLIVFSNWRGFSGGMKDMYDQVLKFGAYIVDGLREYKQPVLVYIPPQAELRGGSWVVIDPTINPRHMEMYADKDSRGGVLEPEGTVEIKFRRKDLVKTMRRVDPVYMGLAERLGTPELSPPDRKELETKLKEREEFLLPIYHQVAVQFADLHDTPGRMQEKGVITDILEWQTSRQFFYWRLRRLLLEDTVKRKIQAANSELTDGQVQAMLRRWFVEAEGAVKAYLWDNNEEVVGWLERQIAEEEGARSVVDENIKYIRRDHILKQIRSLVQANPEVAMDSIVHMTQHISPTQRAEVVRILSTMETSASS; from the exons ATGCAGTGGTCGCTGATAGTTTTGGTTGTTTGCTGGCTCACGCTGACTGTGTTCCTGCGAGCACTGTTCGGCTTGTTTTTCTGGTCCCGCAAGCAGCTATCGCTAG TGTTCGCAGCCTGTTCATGCCATCCAGTCATGGCTCAACAGGACGGTGCTGCCAAGAAGAACCCAGCTGTCGCGGCGCTGCACTCTCACTTCATTGTGGGGTCGGTGTCGGAGGAGAACTCGGAGGACGAAATCCAAGGGAAGGCAGacatgcagctggaggagaaggagccgcGCTCTTTGTCCCCGTCCTCCGGCAGCTCGGACAGCACCTATGAGATGGGCTTCGATCACTTGGACAGCGCCGTGCTCAACCTACG GCCAAGCATGTCAGGGCTGCACCTAGTGAAGCAAGGCCGGGACCGTCGGCGTATGGATCAGCAGAGGGACTTCACTGTGGCTTCGCCAGCTGAATTTGTCACACGCTTTGGTGGCAACAAGATCATTGAGAAG gtgCTTATTGCCAACAATGGCATTGCAGCAGTCAAATGCATGCGTTCCATCCGTCGCTGGGCCTATGAGATGTTTCGCAACGAAAGGGCCATCCGCTTCGTTGTCATGGTGACTCCAGAGGATCTGAAGGCGAATGCAG AGTACATTAAAATGGCAGATCATTATGTGCCTGTGCCTGGAGGGACTAACAACAACAATTACGCCAATGTCGAGCTCATCTTGGACATTGCTAAACGCATCCCTGTTCAG GCAGTGTGGGCTGGATGGGGTCATGCCTCAGAGAACCCCAAACTCCCAGAGCTGCTTCAGAAGAATGGCATTGCTTTCATGG GCCCCCCAAGTCAGGCAATGTGGGCTCTAGGGGACAAGATTGCCTCTTCAGTCGTGGCTCAGACAGCTGGTATTCCAACTCTGccctggagtggaacag GCCTCACAGTAGAATGGACAGAGAACAGCCAAAAGAAGAAAGTCATCAGTGTTCCTCCTGATGTCTATGAGTGTGGCTGCATCCATGATGTAGAGGATGGTCTAAAA GCTGCAGAAAAGATTGGCTACCCTGTAATGGTAAAGGCTTCAGAGGGAGGTGGCGGAAAAGGAATCCGTAAGGTCAATTGTGCTGATGACTTCCCAAACCTCTTCAGACAG GTTCAGGCAGAGGTTCCCGGATCGCCTATTTTCATCATGCAGCTGGCCAAGCATGCCCGCCACCTGGAGGTCCAGATCTTGGCTGATCAGTATGGCAATGCCATTTCCCTGTTTGGCAGAGACTGTTCCGTCCAAAGACGCCACCAGAAGATCATAGAGGAAGCTCCTGCTACCATTGCCACCTCTGATGTGTTTGAGAATATGGAACGG tgtgCAGTGAAGCTGGCTAAGATGGTGGGTTATGTCAGTGCAGGTACAGTTGAGTACCTGTACAGTCAGGACAGCAGCTTCTACTTCCTGGAACTCAACCCTCGCCTGCAAGTGGAGCACCCCTGCACTGAGATGGTGGCCGACGTCAACTTGCCTGCTGCCCAAATGCAG ATTGCTATGGGTATTCCCCTTCACCGGATCAAGGATATCAGGATGCTTTACGGGGTCCAACCTTGGGGTGACTCTCCCATTGATTTTGAAGGTCTTTCCACAGCCCCCTCCCCACGAGGCCATGTCATTGCAGCGCGTATCACCAGCGAAAATCCAGATGAG GGTTTCAAGCCAAGTTCTGGAACTGTGCAAGAGCTGAATTTCCGCAGCAATAAGAACGTATGGGGCTACTTCAgtgttgcagcagctggagggctTCACGAGTTTGCAGACTCTCAGTTTGGACACTGCTTTTCTTGGGGAGAGAATCGTGAAGAAGCCATCTC AAACATGGTGGTAGCTCTAAAGGAGCTGTCCATCAGGGGGGACTTCAGGACCACAGTGGAATACCTCATTAAGCTACTGGAGACTGAGAGCTTTCAGCACAATAGCATTGACACAGGCTGGCTGGACAGGCTTATCTCTGAGAAAATGCAG GCAGAGCGTCCCGACACCATGCTGGGAATTGTGAGTGGGGCTCTTCATGTGGCAGATGTCAATCTGAGGAACAGCGTTTCCAACTTCCTGCATTCTCTGGAAAG GGGACAGGTTCTTCCAGCACACACGTTACTCAACACTGTGGATGTGGAGTTGATCTATGAAGCTACGAAGTACGTCCTGACTGTGACACGTCAGTCTCCCAACTCCTACGTGGTCATTATGAACAATTCATATGCTGAGGTGGACGTCCATCGACTGAGTGATGGAGGTCTTTTGCTGTCCTatgatggcagcagctgcaccacctACATGAAGGAAGAGGTGGACAG GTACCGTATTACAATTGGAAACAAGACTTGTGTTTTTGAAAAGGAGAATGATCCTTCGCTGCTGCGATCCCCGTCAGCAGGAAAACTCATTCAGTACACAGTCGAAGATGGTGGACACGTGTTTGCTGGCCAGTGCTACGCTGAGATAGAG GTGATGAAGATGGTGATGACCCTTACTGCTGCAGAGTCCGGTTGTATTCATTATGTGAAGCGGGCTGGAGCAGCACTGGAGCAGGGCTGCGTTATCGCaaaactgcagctggatgacCCGAGCAGAGTACAACAG GCAGAGCTGTACACAGGGGCCCTGCCTTCTGTCCAGGCAGTAGCTCTGCGAGGTGAGAAGCTGCACAGAGTCTTCCATAACACACTGGATCACCTTGTTCACATAATGAATGGCTACTGTCTCCCCGAGCCCTTCTTCAGCAGCAAG TTAAAAGAGTGGGTTGAAAGGCTGATGAAAACCATGCGTGATCCCTCTTTGCCACTGCTGGAACTCCAAGAAATTATGACCAGCGTGTCGGGTCGCATCCCCCCCGCTGTGGAGAAGGCCATAAAGAAGGAGATGGCTCAGTATGCTAGCAACATCACCTCTGTGCTCTGCCAGTTCCCCAGCCAGCAG ATTGCGAACATCCTGGACAGCCATGCTGCTACTCTAAACAAGAAATCGGAAAGAGAAGTGTTCTTCATGAACACACAGAGTATTGTCCAGCTGGTGCAGAA GTATCGCAGTGGCATTCGAGGTCATATGAAGGCTGTAGTAATGGATCTGCTCAGGCAGTACCTTAAAGTAGAAATTCAGTTTCAGAATG GACATTAtgacaagtgtgtgtttgcactgcgtgaggaaaacaaaggagactTGACCAATGTGCTCCACTACATTTTTTCCCACGCCCAAGTCACCAAGAAGAACCTGCTTGTTACCATGCTCATT gACCAACTGTGTGGCCGTGATCCCACGCTCACTGATGAACTGATGACCATCTTGACCGAGCTCACTCAGCTCAGCAAGACAACCAACGCCAAGGTGGCACTGCGCGCTCGGCAG GTGTTGATAGCTTCCCATCTTCCCTCCTATGAGCTTCGACACAACCAGGTGGAATCCATCTTCCTGTCAGCTATTGACATGTATGGACACCAGTTCTGCATTGAAAACCTGCAG aaactGATCCTTTCAGAAACATCAATTTTTGATGTTCTGCCCAACTTCTTCTATCACAGTAATCAGGTAGTCAGGATGGCTGCACTTGAG GTGTACGTCCGCAGAGCGTACATCGCCTATGAGCTCAACAGTGTTCAGCATCGACAGCTAAGAGACAACACATGCGTAGTTGAGTTCCAGTTCATGCTTCCCACCTCGCATCCAAACAG AGGGAACATCCCCACACTAAACAG GATGTCGTTCTCCTCCAACCTGAACCACTACGGCATGGTTCACATGGCCAGCGTGAGCGATGTTCTGCTGGATACAACTTTCACACCGCCTTGTCAACGCATGGGAGCCATGGTCTCCTTCCGCTCTTACCAGGAGTTCACCAG GAATATAACAGATGTGCTGAGCTGCTTCTCTGACTCTCCCCCATCGAGTCCAAGCTTCCCAGAGGGAGGGAATCCAGTTCTGTACGGTGAAGAGGAGAACAAG AGTGCCCAGGATGAGCCCATCCATATACTGAATGTGGCTATAAAGACAGACAGTGACACTGATGACGACGGACTGGCAGCCATGTTCCGGGATTTCACTCAGTCAAAG AAATCTCTGCTGTTTGAACATGGCGTTCGAAGACTCACTTTCCTTGTGGCGCAGAAG AGAGAGTTCCCGAAATTTTTCACATTCCGCGCCAGGGACAAG TTCGAGGAGGACAGGATCTATCGCCATTTGGAGCCAGCGCTCGCTTTCCAGTTGGAGCTCAACCGCATGCGCAATTTTGCCCTAACCGCCATCCCATGCGCCAACCACAAGATGCACCTGTACCTGGGTGCAGCTCGCGTGGAAGTGGGCACCGAGGTCACGGACTACCGCTTCTTTGTACGAGCCATCATCCGCCACTCTGACCTGGTCACAAAG GAGGCCTCTTTCGAGTACCTTCACAATGAGGCTGAGCGCTTGCTGCTGGAAGCCATGGATGAGTTGGAGGTGGCTTTCAACAACACAACTGTCCGAACTGACTGCAACCACATCTTCCTCAACTTTGTTCCCACCGTCATCATGGACCCATCAAAG ATTGAAGAGTCTGTGCGCTCAATGGTCATGCGTTATGGCAGCCGCCTGTGGAAGCTGCGGGTTCTGCAGGCTGAACTGAAAATCAACATCCGCTTGACTCCAACAGGAAAGCAGATCCCCATCCGCCTATTTCTCACTAATGAATCAGGCTACTACCTGGACATCAGCTTATACAAGGAGGTCACAGATTCCCGAACGGGACAG ATCATGTTCCAAGCATATGGAGACAAGCAGGGTCCGTTGCATGGCATGCTCATCAACACTCCTTATGTCACAAAGGACCTGCTGCAGTCCAAGCGCTTCCAGGCGCAGTCTCTGGGCACCACCTACGTCTACGACTTTCCAGAAATGTTCAGACAG GCTCTGAAGAAGCTTTGGCACTCATGCCAAACTTATGCCCACTTACCCAAGTGCCCTCTTCCTTCTGAGCTACTCACCTTCACTGAGCTGGTTCTTGATGCACAGGGGCAGCTGGTACAGATGAACCGACTGCCAGGGGGAAACGAG ATTGGTATGGTGGCATGGAGGATGACACTGCGAACCCCAGAGTATCCAGCTGGACGCGAGATCATTGTCATAAGTAATGACATCACCCACAAAATCGGCTCGTTCGGGCCCCAGGAGGACGTGCTGTTCCAGCGAGCCTCAGAGATGGCAAGAGAGAGTGGAATCCCTCGAATATACATAGCGGCGAACAGCGGCGCCCGCATCGGCCTGGCAGAGGAGATCAGGCACATGTTCCATGTGGCCTGGCAGGATCCAGCAGACCCCTATAAG GGCTTCAAGTATCTCTACCTCACGCCTCAGGATTACAAGAAGGTTTCGGCTCTGAACTCTGTGCATTGCGAACATGTGGAGGATGAGGGAGAATCTCG GTACAAGATCACTGATATCATTGGAAAAGATGAAGGGCTGGGTGTGGAGAATCTGAGGGGTTCTGGGATGATAGCTGGAGAGTCGTCTTTGGCCTATGAGGAAATCATCACCATGAACCTG GTCACATGTCGAGCCATAGGAATTGGGGCCTATCTGGTGAGACTTGGACAAAGAACCATTCAAGTGGACAACTCGCATATCATCCTTACTGGGGCTGGAGCACTCAACAAg GTTCTGGGCCGTGAGGTGTACACATCCAACAACCAACTCGGTGGAATTCAAATTATGCACAACAACGGTGTGACCCACTGCACAGTCAGCGACGATTTTGAGGGAGTTTTCACTCTTCTGCAGTGGCTAGCCTACATGCCCAAG TGTAAATTTAGTCCAGTGCCCATCCTCGCGGCCAAAGATCCCATAGATCGGCTTGTGGAGTTTGTTCCCACCAAGGCTCCGTATGACCCTCGCTGGATGCTAGCAGGACGTCCTAGCCAAA CTCCAAAGGGTTCCTGGCAGAGTGGGTTCTTTGACCACGGTTCCTTCATGGAGATCATGCAGCCATGGGCTCAGAGTGTGGTGGTAGGCAGAGCCAG ACTGGGTGGAATACCTACAGGAGTGGTTGCTGTGGAAACCAGGTCAGTAGAGCTGTCAATCCCAGCCGATCCAGCCAACTTGGACTCGGAGGCTAAG ATCATCCAGCAGGCAGGACAGGTGTGGTTCCCAGATTCTGCTTTCAAAACCGCTCAGGCCATAAAGGACCTGAACCGTGAAGGTTTACCTCTCATCGTGTTTTCCAACTGGAGAGGTTTTTCTGGTGGAATGAAAG ATATGTACGACCAGGTGCTGAAGTTTGGAGCCTACATTGTGGATGGGCTGAGGGAGTACAAGCAACCGGTGCTGGTTTATATTCCCCCGCAGGCGGAGCTCAGGGGAGGCTCCTGGGTGGTTATAGATCCCACTATCAACCCTCGTCACATGGAGATGTACGCCGACAAGGACAGCCG AGGCGGAGTGTTGGAGCCTGAAGGAACCGTAGAGATCAAGTTTAGGAGAAAGGACCTGGTGAAGACCATGAGGAGGGTTGACCCGGTCTACATGGGCTTAGCTGAAAGATTGG GAACCCCAGAGCTAAGTCCTCCTGATCGTAAAGAGCTGGAGACTAAGCTGAAGGAGCGGGAGGAGTTTCTCCTGCCCATCTACCACCAGGTGGCCGTGCAGTTTGCAGATCTACATGACACCCCGGGTCGCATGCAAGAGAAGGGCGTCATCACG GACATCCTGGAGTGGCAGACCTCCCGCCAGTTCTTCTACTggcgtctgcggcgtctgctgctggaggacaccGTGAAGAGGAAGATCCAAGCAGCCAACAGCGAGCTGACGGACGGCCAGGTCCAGGCAATGCTGCGCCGCTGGTTCGTGGAGGCAGAGGGGGCTGTGAAG GCCTATCTGTGGGATAACAACGAGGAGGTGGTGGGCTGGCTGGAGAGGCAGatagcggaggaggagggcgcgcgCTCCGTCGTCGACGAGAACATCAAGTACATCCGCCGAGATCACATCCTCAAGCAGATTCGCAG